Proteins from one Panicum virgatum strain AP13 chromosome 7K, P.virgatum_v5, whole genome shotgun sequence genomic window:
- the LOC120640197 gene encoding uncharacterized protein LOC120640197, whose product MKAIDDSRKVKKARQEEKKEVRDAVNENMIDIPSDTEDGTGLDDIGSSQPRAVGPMDRFTMPLDSSFLGSTKNFQQQKITEHIMKERLHKLKRYTARWIYVQGIPFNAINCDEFDQVLEAAGRFGPGGKKPYQHELREKLLHEEVEDTKKLLKEQELEWVRTRRN is encoded by the exons ATGAAAGCTATAGATGATTCTAGAAAAGTTAAAAAGGCTaggcaagaagaaaaaaaagaggttaGAGATGCTGTAAATGAGAATATGATTGATATTCCATCGGACACAGAAGATGGCACAGGGCTTGATGATATTGGAAGCTCTCAACCGCGAGCAGTGGGTCCTATGGACAGATTCACAATGCCTCTCGACTCTAGTTTTTTGggttccaccaaaaattttcagcAGCAAAAAATTACTGAACATATAATGAAAGAAAGGTTGCACAAGTTGAAGAGATATACTGCAAGGTGGATATATGTGCAAG GAATACCGTTCAATGCAATCAATTGTGATGAGTTCGACCAAGTGCTTGAAGCTGCTGGCCGCTTTGGGCCAGGTGGAAAGAAGCCTTACCAACATGAGCTGCGAGAGAAACTACTGCATGAGGAAGTAGAAGATACAAAGAAGCTGCTCAAGGAACAAGAACTAGAATGGGTGAGAACTAGAAGAAATTGA